The Nothobranchius furzeri strain GRZ-AD chromosome 17, NfurGRZ-RIMD1, whole genome shotgun sequence nucleotide sequence ATCACTGTCCAATTGAAAGTTGAAATTTTAAAACTCCCACCTCAAAGTCAAAACAGAGATTTGAATTTTACAGgctgtaatacacacacacacatacaggctcttggcacatggaatgtcacctctctggtggggaaggagcctgagttggtgtgtgaggttgcgaggttccgactagatatagtcggactcaccttaacgcatggctctggctctggaaccagtttccttgagagggattggactttctaccactctggagttgctcccactgagaggtgccgagcaggggtgggcatactagttgcctcccatcttggtgcctgtacgttggggtttaccccagtgaatgagagggtagcctccctccgcctacgtgtggggggatgggttctgactgtggtctgtgcttatgcaccaaactacagttcagactacccaccctttttggagaccttggagggggtgctggaaagcactccttccggtgactccctcgttctgctgggggactttaacgctcacgtgggcaacgacagtgagacctggagaggtgaggttgggaggaacggcccccctgatctgaatttgagtggtgttttgatattggacttctgtgccagtcatggattgtccataatgaacaccacgttcagacataaaggtgtccatatgtgctcttgtcaccaggacaccttaggccgcagctcgatgatcgactttgttgtcgtttcatctgacctgcggccgcatgtcttggacactcaggggaagagaggggcggagcggtcagaccaggcaggcccaaacgtatcatgagggtctgctgggaacgtctggcagaaggagcttcaattcccacctccgacagagcttCCAAAatattccgggggaggcgggggacattgagtctgaatggacccttttCCGTGCCTCAATTGTTGAGGTGgccaaccggagctgtggtcgcaggatcgtcggtgcctgtcgtgatggcaacccccaaacccgctggtggacactggcggttagggatgctgtcaagctgaagaaagagtcctatcaggtctttttggcttgctggactccagaggcagctgacgggtaccggcagtccaagcggaacgtggctcgggtggtcgccaaggcaaaaacccgggcatgggaggagtttgttgaaaccatggagcaagacttgtttacggcttcgaggagattgtggtccaccatccggcgcctcaggtgggaaagcagtgcactaccaacaggatggtgtgctgctgacctctactcaggacgttgtggattggtggcaGAATACTtccaagacctcctcaatcccaccgacacgtcttccagtgaggaagcagagtctggggactttgggttggcctctcaaatctctggtgcaaatctctttgagaggccaacccaaagtccccagactctgcgtcctcactggaagacgtgtcggtgggaaagACCTGATCGGaccctttcttcagcttgacagcatccctaactgccggtgtccaccaaCGAGTTCGGGGGGTTACCGAggtggttcatttcaagatcctggttctggtctatagggccttacatggacaagcaccatcttacattggtgttcttctcagtccctacacgcccagcaggtccctgaggtccagtgatcaaagcctactggttgtgcagcaccaggctaaagaccaaaggtgacagatcatttgctgctgtggcccccaggctctggaactctctccaccctgagcctgagatcagtggactcagtggactcctttaaaaagcagctgaaaattcacttgttcaagctggcttttgtatgatcttcttcaccactctctctttattctgctttccccacctattccaccttcctcaggatccaatgatttccctctttcctattcactctctctctttaacatatttttaatcacaattgtctgttttgcgctcattttaaatatatttttaaccattttctaaattcttttttatatttttacagttttttgtttttgtgaagtgcctcgtgatatttatcttgagaggcgctatagaaatgatgttttcttcttcttcttgccaccacaacaggcaccgacgatcctgcgaccacagctctggtcagccacctcaacaatggaggcgcggaacgggtccattcagactcaatgtctcccgcctcccccggaaaattatggaagttctgtcggaggtgggaattgaagctccttctgaccggagactctgccagacgttcccagcagaccctcgcgatgcatttgggcctgcctggtgtgaccggcatcctcccccaccatctgagccaactcaccaccaggtagtggtcagttgacagctccgcccctctcttcacccgagtgtccaagacatgcggccgcaggtcagatgaaacaacaacaaagtcgatcatcgagctgcggcctaaggtgtcctggtgccaatagcacatatggacacctttatgtctgaaaatggtgttcattatggacaatccatgactggcacagaaatcaaataacaaaacaccactggaattcagatcaggggggccgttcctctcaaccacacctctccaggtctctctgtcgttgcccacgtgagcattaaagtcccccagcagaacgattaTCATCTTCTTTTACAGTGTTTCACTCATTTTATGTAAACAGTTTTTATGCATAATTTCTAGAATTTGCAACTGCTGAAAAGCATCAAACACACCCTACAACATTAAGGTTAAAtttgtgcacaataaaaatgtcagTAAAGGTATTTATTCTTCTTAGAATTTTTATTAAAAGATTCAGTCCTCAGCACATTTCTGATGATAGCAAAAATTGACATcagaataaaaacataataaaatcaaAGATTGGTTGTTTTTTTAATCATGACTTTAAAGTGACCATGTGTaggtttcctggcgataggggcagtAGTACACACCTAAAtccttgcaagcaagcagtatttttgtgtttgagtaagaccttaccaatggttggccattagggtaaaaaataatccgactccctttcatcactggcaatgagcaaaAAGGCAAATGTGTTAAACAACAACGTTCATGAATGGCCAAAGTTGTGTAACCGTTAGTTACAAATCAGAAAATGcagtttgtcctcacgggctcctgtagaagtaaATACagtatctaatatggcatcgcccagagacttagggtatttcttaatgtcaaggtgcctggcctcgcaagacattgccttggaaggccaggcgccttgcttacgaggacactgtccttccttggtcaaataaAACGGTTAAATTGAaaggacttgcatcacgtgacacaggaggtaacgttatattttatacgtacaagtttcaatataaatatataacgggcCTTTTATTTTTTCAATTGCGTAAATATTGGTAAAATTAATTATGTAAGCAAGTTGCTACCTACGAGCCACCGAAGATGCAACTacaaagcaactaaccaaccatagctaactgctttggatttaaaaaataaatttcagACATCAacctgatagctacaattagttgacttacttttaaacttgaaatttgcccccgtaaTAGTTGACGGCTCCTGATCTCCcaatctttttgaaaataccgtgctgtattctgggaaacttttgaccaaggccaggctacaaggcacctcccatgtattcttgctcagctagctaaacggctaacaaatggagaacagacaccttggtagaacatgaacattggaacacgcctgatgacatatctcctaggcaaccagggcaagaccaagacatcaaggcaaggttccttggcattgagaaacactcttAGACCTGCTCTTGTGTATTTTAGACccggtttttatggttatatgttacaaagctgccaatatttttaaacaactggaaatcatttaattcattttcaacaacatttcaaggggcgcctccagaaaattttgatggggtggccagacggggccaaagaaatttttgggttggcacaccaaattggtccttgtggtaactgtgGGAGAGTCTGGCCTGTGGTGAtgcattgcattgctcctttattcatttttatttaaaaaacagaACGTATTCAAAAAATTTACTTaagttttacaaacacaaacatttcagaaaaatacatttcagttatttcaaatgttatttcaaatgttattttcaaatgtattttttagtttaattcactTGTCGCTAGGTTCACAAAAAACTacagagataaaaactttttttcaaTGTTGAGCCGCAGAAACGTGTATTTttaaaattctgattatttcttttctcattaattgtattatttttcttttgttttacaattatgtcttgaataaataagatcaattaATGGTTTGAgtaaacattaatatgatttattaacactgggttTTGCTGcgggggccagcaattttctagggatgGCCACTGTATATGAAAACTGTATATTGTCTCTTTGACCATTTTTAAATAAAGGGGGAAAATAGTGTTAAAATGTTTGATTACACAACAGGTTCTGTCTTTTAGTAGTTCTTAAACTCTAACAGGTGTTCAGTGGTTTTGAACAAACATCCTGCTCAGGCTTTTAAAACGTATTCCTCCTCGAAAGCCAGTTAATACAGTGCAGAAGAATGGAAGCAATGTTGGAAGAATTTGAGTGAAGACTGGCAATTGAATAAATATGATTTTTGCACATCTCTATCTGACAAGAGTTTAAGTCAGAATGAacggtttgtttattttttcatttgtaCGCaaagcagggccgtgcagagacctttgacggggcgggtgctcaaagtaaaaaaaaaaaggggggcacttatagagcaatccaacaagttagaaaattcagataatgagaaacttgggttcaaacaacataataaaaatatatcaattagtgtcattagtgttcatgttagttcataaataatagttttagtttttaaagctgacttatatctagagatgttacaaccacatttctgcccctgatccgagtccaagttgtttgatttttgattatcttccaatactgagtcctgttctgataccaggtggtgatgcaacgccttataaaagaagaaagcagttgtccttctgtctgcatttgtcattttgttattttagcctgaaaaggtcactcattcaggaagtacattcaaCAGAAATTAAGATTTAAGataatttattgctattgcacaggtgtacaaccaaatatattttgcgcctactaaagacagctctagtaagaggtagtaaaataaatgtaaaataaatgcaaccacagagacttatccattGTGATTTACAGCTACGTTAGCTGAGatatttttcctgtcagtagaaaattcttgatcccattccatgatctctgaacttaacactaaacatgagagctctggtaccaacctaacaacaacaccctttacacaaaggcaccatcatcacatacgtggcaggagtcgcagagaaacttagaagaatcttctccaaacacaacatcccggtaaactttaaacccaacaccctcagacagaaactggtccatccaggagacaaaacacccaaacagaagctcagtggggtcgtctATGCAGTCCAGTATAGGAGCACTGTCcagcagatgtttacattagagaaactaaacaacaattactcaAGAGCATAACACAACACAGTCGCAAAGAGAGTGAGACGTAAACTACACAGAGGAAGTGAACTCAATTAGCAAGAAAGAAAAACAGGTGCAGATTTTGTGTGAGGAAAGTTGACAGGGATAGAAGAAGGTTAAAAGCTGACTTTTTTGCCTCAGGTGGCTGGTTAAGGAAGGTAAAGTTACCGCTTCCCTCAGAGAAAACATGCATCAATCACAATGTTTGTGGTCACAGAGACACTTCAAATAAAGTGACTATTTATGTTACCGAGTTAATTCACAAAAAAGGAGATACACCACTGCGAGGGTCAATATTAGACTGTTAATCTCTTCCAAATGACTGAAACAAGATTCATGTAATTTAAAAAGAGAAGTCCTGTTCACTCCTGCTTTGGTATAACTCTGCTTTAAAATGTCAGGGATGTCCAAATTTTTCAAGACGAGGGCCAAAATCGTCAGGAAATACAGGTCTTCACAGGCCTCAAAAAGtccttttgtaattataaatcaggcaaaaattattttatagggaattttgttttgttttgcttaaACATAgtgtctaaataaacaaatctCTGAATATAAAAATATTTGAAAGCACCAGTCTTACTACATCTTTCTCGAGAGACAAAATTCAAGTGTGCAACAAATGCAACCGAGGGCCACAAATGATCATCGGGCTGCAATGTGAACCTGCCTGCCTCAATTGAATCATCAGAGCTGAAGTTAGACTGGAAAAAAAGAGAATTGTTCTCCTTAACAGCTGGCATAACAAACAAACTAAAGACACCTTGCAAATGATTCCAAAAATGAGGAGCTTAACTCCCGACTAAAGTGCATACGGTGTTCTCGTTAGTGTTAATTAGAGCAGTGACAGCAGCTAAAGACAAGGTCCTCCTCTGACTCCTAATCACTTATCTCTCCATTAGAAAGAGCACTCTAAGTTTTTATTAGTGTAATAAAGTTGATCTTTAGTACCACAAAAAGCCTTCAGAGACCTGAATGATCCCAGGTCCTGGAGCGAGTGTGTTCATCATATTCATTATTTTTtgtccacacgcacacacacacacacacacacacacacacacacacacacacacacacacacacacacacacacacacacacacacacacacacacacacacacacacatacacatacacacacacacacacacacacacacacacacacacatctgttttTAGGTAGATTAAAACGATCTTATCTGATTGTTGTGATTAAAAATAAGTGAAAaacaatgcatgtgtgtgtgtacttgtctataTACCAAACTGAGGACCAATGACAAACTTTTCACctgcaaagtgaggacattttgtcTCACTCTAGTGTAATGGTACACTACTCGTTAGTTTTAGAGGTAGGGTACGAATTACATCTTAGTTAAAGTTAGGAGCAGACTGGTAATggttagggtcagggttagggtgaGGCACAATCCAGTCACGAAAATGAATAGAAGTCAATGACGGATCTCACAACGAATGcaagacaagaatgtgtgtgtttgttttctccTCAAATTTGACaaacgtttaaatgatctttACATTTTCTCATCCCTTGATGTCATTCTTCAGATGCATAGCTTTTTTATTAGTGAAGTTTTACTGAAGGAAAGCTGTGCTAACATCATTAATCTGATTCCCTTGTGCCCTCTGGTGGATTAAATAGGCCACCATAGATTCCAACCAACCAGATTAAAGAGATGAAAGTTCTACACAAGCAGAATCTCCAAGTCAGAAAACATTGCAATTTAGACTTTATTAGAAAATATTATTATGATGCAAATTATTAAGAAAAATGGCCCTCCCTTAATGTTTTTTCAacatttaataattaaaaaatattctAAATGTTAATTATCATTTAAACTTTGTGAGATTATTAATAAAAGCCTGTTTTTTCCACAGTAAAAATGTGTCAGTTTAAACTAATAAGAATTAATTTGAACTGACTTGTTTTAGATTTTTTATATTGTCAAAAACACTTTAATTGGATATAATTTACAATCTTTTATTTACATGAGGACCagggggggtctttacataaaGTATACAAAACATATGTatgaaactacagcctagaggctcttttatgtaatgtcaggaatgcagaactgtcaagtacacggGTGGCAGGAACGTCCAATCacatgttagcaagtatcagcagagccaataaatgagcttatggacggttctaatgggaaacaggcttcaacacaagcagaCATTTTcctcttggtcctagtgctcaaccagtgtctgtttACTGTAatttagcgtaatattgtttttggccggtaaaaagtgcaggggacaaaaatttactttgggaaaagtgtgtgtgtgtgtgtgtgtgttggggggggggggggggggcatgtccccctgtCTTCCCCAGAAATAAACTACATCCATGCTGAGTACAAATAATGTAGGTTTTCATGTGCCATGTATTCCTTTTTACATACAAAAAtgtctatttattttattatctAATTGATTTAATAAACATCGTATTTTCCCAGCATCAAAGGCCTGTTTTGGGTCAAATATCAGACATTTTCTTTCAGGATTTGCTGGTAGAGAGATGATTTCAAGGTTCCATCAAGTCCTACTTGCACTTGAATGACTTCAGGACAGGACTAGATGTGTTGCTTTTCAATACATGTGGTCTACTTCACATGGCCAGACAGACACATTTTAATataatttaaaacaaaaatcaTTTGAAAGCTCCATTTGCATTAACTCAGGTACTTCCTGTCTGATATGGGACATTGTTAGCTGATATTGGATCATTTAagtgaaacaaacaaaacaaaacttgaAAAAAATTTTAACGAGACAATTTTTTCACGACACTTTATCTGTCTAACTGTCTTTTTCTGTTTCAAAACATCAGTTATGGGTTCTGTTAGAGAAAAATCAGTCTGACATCAgattagttgtgtgtgtgtgtgtgtgtgtgtgtgtgtgtgtgtgagagagagagagagagagagagagagacaaacagCGGTGTAAAGGTTAGAAGAGCTTTGAGGCAGAGGATGCTGCGTGACCGTCCGTGACACTCGCGTCTTTGAACGAGACATCAGCTCTCAACACGTTTAATCAAATATAGAAAATATAATCTTCAGAATCAGGTTTAAATTTTATCATCTCAGCTAATATGCATATGCTAACATATGTAGCATTTCAGCTGACTTTTGAATATTAAAGCCTAATGTCTTAAGCCTTTATAGAAAGTCAGACATCCTGGGAAACTGACATCACAGCTAAATGCACATCAATGCACCTGATCCGATGAGTCACCGCCCCAGTTTGAGAAGAGTTTCCCAATACACAGAGAATGCGATGTGCGTTCTTGCGTGCGATAAATAGGGAACGCTTGTTTTAAGCGGGGGTGGGAGGCAGACCAATGACGAATAAACATGGGGTAACCTTTAAAATCTGTCACACGCGTCACACACAAGCAGATCTCTCTTCAGCAAAAGCTTCATCACATCCTCACAGGTGGGAAAAGAATATTTATTTCACTTCTTAAACGAAACTTTAATAATTTGTTGAAATAAGGTTTAGTTTAAACAATATATTTTGTTTTAATTGCAAAGGGGATTTGGATTTGCTGGCAGACATCACCATAAATCAATCATGTGGGTCTTCGGGAAGATCAGGGAGAGAGTGGAAAACATTCCCCAAGAGCTGAATCGCTACATGAGGAAAGGTGAGGAGGATCTTCCGTTTTCATCTAAGACCGGCTCATCCCAGAATCTGCACAGCAACATCATTACACCGGATAACATCCCAGAGTTCTGCCTGCCTCCACGGCTTTGCAGGAGGAGTCCTCTGCCAGAAGTGGAGAAAGGTCAACTATTCCTGGACCATCAAAAGCAGTATTCAAGTGCTACGCAGACATCACCGTCTCAGAAGGCTTCAAAGAAACCGCTGCCCTTCTCTGCAGAAGACTATGGTCTGGTTGGGTTGTATGAGAGGCCCAACACTCGAAGGAAAGAGTCTTTGCTCCTTTCTAAATCTTCTGGGTACGTGTTTGAACTGTTTTCATGCAAACACCGTCCAGGAGCAGGAAGCAGTGAAAGGGAAACTCCTTCCTCTGACGACGACTCTCCCTTTGGGTCCTGCTACAAGTCACCCAACATCGTCCCATCAAGACGTGGTTGCCTCAAGCAAACTAAATCCTGTCCTTTACTGTTTGAGATCAAGGAGAAAAGTGGGAGGTTGCAGAAGGTTGGTTTGAGTTTAACATCCTCTCCTTGTAGCCCTCCAACGTCAGAGGAACCCTCGCTCACCCTGTCCCCACCTGTCCCCCCTTCACTGGACATTCTCCAATGCCAGGAGAGACTTCAACATGAACACGTCCTTCCCTTACAAGGATTCGGCAAAGTTCACCTCTCAGCCGAACAAACAACATTCTCCAACAACAATTCCTCAACCCTTTACTCGCTGAGGGTGCGCGTGGTGTCTGTGGAAGGTTTGAGTGATGAAACAGACCAGTGCACCCTGAACTGTGCAGTCAGTCTGTGTCTCACACCAGggaagctgcagcagcagaagagCGCCACCATCAGGAACTGTCGCAGCCCTGTGTTTAATGAGGATTTCTTCTTCACAGAGCTCAGTCACAAGGATCTAGTGGAACTGCAGCTCAGGGTGAAAGTGGTGAACAAACCTGCAGCTGGAGCCCTGAGGAGGGGAGTGGTGATCGGAATGACCAGTGTACCACTAAAGCAGTTACTGCTTCTTAGGGAACTAGCATAAGAGTATTATTTTAGGATTCATTTACCTTAACAGTGTTTTGAGGTGATGCACAGTAAAGACATACTGTGTGATTTATGATCTTAGGATGCTTTTGCACCACAGGCAAAAATGGATGTGCCAGTGTTGTAAATAAAGTGGAAAAACTATCTGGATATTCGGTAAGATAAGCTGTTTGAGCACTTTTACAAAACATGATGTCAAATTGATAGTAATGATGTCTCTGAGAGGCAAAAAGTATGTTGTTAATGTTATTTATCTATTATTATACTATTTTTGTCATTTATCGTTATTGTAGAGACACTGCTCTACTTACATGAAAAAAGTATTTGTCATAATCTCTTCTTTAGTATTCTGTACTGTGTTTGTGATACTAAACAAGCTACCACAGACGTTTATTAAAACATAATTTACTGTTTGTAAGTGTACTTATTCGAATGCAACCTTGCACTGTGTCTTTAATGCAGCTTCATTTTGTTAATTTTGTTTGAAAAATGAACGTTCTGATTTTTGAACAATGCCCACTACTGAATGCACTCAGCCTTTTCTGTGCTTGCTTGATATAATAAACTTTTGATTAGTTTAAGCATTGTATTCAGTAAAATACATGCACAGATCATGTTTTGTCTCACTCCAATTTCTTCTTGTTGCATATAAGCTCTACTTTTAACCTTGTAAGATCCAACATCATGCAAAAATGATTTTCAGTCATTTTTCAAGTGGCCAAAAAACACATTTTGCTTTCAGGTTTTTATAAGGTATTTATATTTAAACACACTATCTGACAAGTTTACTGAGGAGTGCAGGTTCATTATTTATTTGTTACAACGACTTGGGTTCATTATTTATATGTTACAACGACTTGCCATAAATTCTCAAACCCGGATGTTACGGCGTGACGTAGAGCGCAATCCCCTACACGTCGAATGTTTCACTATTCTGACTCTAAAACATCAAAAGTCTGCTGAATGTAAACATGTTGACACACAGATGAAAGGGTCGTAAAAATGGTGCTCGAGAGCGTGGTAGTGGATGTCCTCAACAGGTTTTTAGGAGACTACGTTGTGAACCTTGACAGCTCCCAGCTGAAGCTTGGCATTTGGGGAGGTAAGTGAACTTGGGTTTGCTCGTTTGTTAAGCTAGCTAGCTAACTGCAAATACACGCTAGCTAGCTAGCTGACGTTTGAGCAGACACCGTCTCACAGCTGCTGTCGCTGTGCACTTTGGCGAGACAATATGAGCACGGCACTGCATTCACGTGCTGATTTGGAGAGCGTTGAAAACGCGTTTTTCTTCAGTTAAATATCAGTTAATTTCTCTTTGGTTTATTCGGCATGCCTCTTTGATTTCTTGAAGTTTCTGGGAAGCGAGTAGTTCAGGGTCGCGCCCTTTCCTAGAGCCAGGTTAAGACTCGTGAGTTGCATTCTTAAGACTAAAGCAATCTACCATAATTTTCATTTCGCCAAACCCGCCAGGCTAAACCCCGGAACGCTGAGTGCATGTTTGAAGTGCTTGTTGTAATCAGATGTAGAAACATAAAGTCTTGATTTACTAATTTCTTTAGATTTTGCTTCCAAGTAGCCAGCCTTTAATGcattttctattttaaatgttttggctTAAGTTTCTATATGCTCCTATATTTCCTGTACTCAAGGGATGAACCACTTCCAAATCATATCTGCAGCCTGTCACAAAGACACATATCTTGATCTGGGTTATTTGATAAAATGTATGAAAAATACATAATAGCTTCATTTAGTTGATATATTAGCTAAGTTTGTCTCAGATCCAGTGTCAGGTCTTACTGGATTTTATTTCTGTTGCCTGAAGACATGCCTCATTCAGATGCTGCACATACACTTTAATACATCCTTCATGTTTTAAGCACACGGGGCAACAGCCTATATGTATTATTGTCATTGCAGGTGATGCGGTTCTTAAAAATCTTGAGATAAAGGAAAATGCCTTGGTAAGTTGCTGTTTAATGCTAAATCAACCAGTGTTAACCCAGTAATAAATTCTGGAGTTTTATGTTTCTTTGTTGCAGAGTCAACTAGATATACCCTTTAAAGTCCGAGCTGGCCACATAGGTAAGATTGATGGTCTCGTTTCACCAGGCTTGGTTCGTTTTGGTACCTTTTTCACTGTGTTTTTTGTTATTAGGACGTCTGGAGCTGAAGATCCCTTGGAAAAACCTCTACACCCAATCAGTAGAGGCCACACTAGATGGGGTCTACCTACTAATAGTTCCCACAGCAAGTAAGTTcacaaactcaaaacacataaacATTGAGTTTTAATTTTGCTCTGTGCTGAAGATGACAACATTTTTCTTTTACACTTTTTTTTAGGAAGACTATTAACCAGTTGTCAAAAAATGTCATTCCAAAACTAAAACCTGTTTCTATTTGTATTCCTGTCTTCTAGGACAAATTTATTCTAAACCATATGAATTTGCAGTGATATAAAGTTTAAAGAGACTATGTGTATGTTTCTCTggaaatatggtaaatggcctgtatttgatattgagCCTTCTAGAGTctcagaaccccccaaggtgctttacaacataatcagtcattcacctattcacacacacagtcacccttgtggggatgagctacgatgtagtcacagctgccctggggcgcactgacagaggcgatgctgccgagcactggctccactggtccctctgaccaccaccagcaggcaaggtgggttaagtgtcttgcccaaaattGCTAAACTCTTTACAAAACATTTGAAAGAACAcaatcgaaaaagagatgcaatatattttggtcgACTGGTATTGCTGTAGTGGggtgacatcatcggcaggcgcaggaccccgaacagatccagaaactacagagccagaaaactttaatcagcattgcattctctcgatgcaattaactgaaggaccatcaaagtctgtggAGTCACGCAGAGGTGGCATGCTTGCTGCTGCACAcgtaacatttaccgtaatgtttttttttatgatctaagataaatgacctgcacttgaatatcacctttcagagtcagaggactccaaagcgctttacacaacattgtatcattcatccattcacacacattcgcacactgAAGGCGATgacggctgccctggggcacactgacaggcgtggctgccgagcacaggcgccacccgtCCCTCagacaaccaccagcaggcaaggtg carries:
- the LOC107393835 gene encoding C2 calcium-dependent domain-containing protein 4C, producing the protein MWVFGKIRERVENIPQELNRYMRKGEEDLPFSSKTGSSQNLHSNIITPDNIPEFCLPPRLCRRSPLPEVEKGQLFLDHQKQYSSATQTSPSQKASKKPLPFSAEDYGLVGLYERPNTRRKESLLLSKSSGYVFELFSCKHRPGAGSSERETPSSDDDSPFGSCYKSPNIVPSRRGCLKQTKSCPLLFEIKEKSGRLQKVGLSLTSSPCSPPTSEEPSLTLSPPVPPSLDILQCQERLQHEHVLPLQGFGKVHLSAEQTTFSNNNSSTLYSLRVRVVSVEGLSDETDQCTLNCAVSLCLTPGKLQQQKSATIRNCRSPVFNEDFFFTELSHKDLVELQLRVKVVNKPAAGALRRGVVIGMTSVPLKQLLLLRELA